The following coding sequences are from one Rhipicephalus microplus isolate Deutch F79 chromosome 3, USDA_Rmic, whole genome shotgun sequence window:
- the LOC119173387 gene encoding uncharacterized protein LOC119173387, which produces MKTIAACVAMLVVLGVLVEISCATMTTDPKCHRLRTKVEKVRPYCVYLCHMPEGYIKMGMEEDGTPCRFFVHEGVCQNGLCLLDKLRKERPAKGDGDKEGGPVTPKADESNE; this is translated from the exons ATGAAGACGATAGCAGCCTGCGTCGCCATGCTTGTTGTTTTGG GAGTGCTTGTTGAGATAAGCTGCGCCACAATGACAACGGACCCGAAATGCCACAGGCTGCGAACCAAAGTG GAAAAAGTGCGCCCGTACTGTGTCTACCTCTGCCACATGCCCGAAGGTTACATCAAAATGGGCATGGAGGAAGACGGCACGCCCTGCAGG ttcttcgtgcacgaAGGCGTGTGCCAGAACGGCCTGTGCCTGTTGGACAAACTCAGGAAGGAGCGCCCTGCGAAAGGCGACGGTGACAAGGAAGGCGGCCCCGTGACGCCCAAGGCCGACGAGAGCAACGAGTGA
- the LOC119173460 gene encoding uncharacterized protein LOC119173460 isoform X3, protein MITYTKDENAVNVTLGYCNDKGYCSIKDIEAYWEVDVRSPEVAETLKAYPRPTCIAPSINVSPELTAVAGCEYYCYKGHNKDIDDGRPCVMEWYPASVTGEPVVTLTGTCIQGICHHSASTWHTIDGLCHDSERFSKYGRIVESCKYKCPDLTKRDRPYGLTCLIRKTPITKRNEVGICKEGTCTRIREDDPCAMKIYNEKTVPPRVSKSCLCRGVPVANGTLCALAYSFGFEGYMLQRVGACFGGTCQERPPERPPKQIFKKRECKVEDVQVTPELIVAGGCRATCRRYETEDRLNGTLCFRHYTRDTFGWFQKRRTYHIGECESGKCRYSTNSFLIKL, encoded by the exons ATGATCACTTACACGAAAGACGAAAACGCAGTGAACGTTACTCTAGGATACTGCAATGATAAAGGATACTGCAGCATCAAGGACATAGAAGCGTATTGGGAAGTGGACGTAAGATCACCAGAAGTAGCAG AAACACTTAAAGCCTACCCGCGACCAACATGTATTGCTCCAAGCATTAACGTGTCACCTGAG CTTACCGCAGTGGCTGGTTGCGAGTATTACTGTTATAAAGGGCATAACAAAGACATCGATGACGGACGACCATGCGTG ATGGAGTGGTACCCGGCTAGCGTAACTGGGGAGCCAGTCGTGACCCTTACTGGAACTTGCATCCAAGGAATATGCCACCATTCTG CATCGACCTGGCATACCATCGACGGCTTGTGTCATGACAGCGAGCGCTTCAGCAAGTACGGC cgtATCGTGGAAAGCTGCAAGTATAAGTGCCCGGACCTTACTAAACGAGATCGCCCTTATGGACTTACGTGTTTG ATACGCAAGACACCAATCACGAAAAGAAACGAAGTTGGTATTTGTAAGGAAGGCACCTGTACACGGATTC GTGAAGATGATCCGTGTGCAATGAAGATCTATAATGAGAAAACAGTGCCG CCCCGAGTATCCAAAAGTTGCCTCTGTCGTGGTGTGCCAGTGGCCAATGGAACTCTGTGTGCG ttggcATACTCGTTTGGTTTTGAAGGTTACATGTTGCAAAGAGTAGGGGCCTGCTTTGGAGGCACATGTCAAGAACGAC CTCCTGAGAGGCCTCCTAAACAAATATTCAAGAAACGAGAATGCAAAGTAGAGGACGTGCAGGTGACGCCAGAG CTCATTGTGGCTGGTGGCTGCAGGGCAACGTGCAGACGCTACGAGACAGAAGACCGTCTCAACGGGACGTTGTGTTTC cgTCATTACACTCGCGACACCTTCGGCTGGTTTCAAAAAAGGAGAACCTACCATATCGGTGAATGCGAATCTGGAAAATGCCGGTACTCCACAAACAGCTTCCTCATTAAGCTTTGA